In one Janibacter cremeus genomic region, the following are encoded:
- a CDS encoding DUF4031 domain-containing protein, with the protein MILIDPPTWPGWGRTWSHLVSDSSIEELHDFAGRLGLPGRLFDEDHYDVPVERYDEAVAAGAVEVSGAQLIRRLLASGLRVTQAQRAGRSPGPG; encoded by the coding sequence GTGATCCTCATCGACCCGCCCACGTGGCCCGGCTGGGGCCGCACGTGGAGCCATCTCGTCTCCGACTCCTCGATCGAGGAGCTGCACGACTTCGCCGGTCGGCTCGGGCTCCCGGGCCGGCTCTTCGACGAGGACCACTACGACGTGCCGGTCGAGCGCTACGACGAGGCCGTCGCCGCCGGGGCGGTCGAGGTCAGCGGGGCGCAGCTGATCCGCCGGCTGCTCGCCAGCGGACTACGGGTCACTCAGGCGCAGCGAGCCGGTCGATCTCCCGGGCCAGGTTGA
- a CDS encoding HD domain-containing protein — METLRSRWLTDVDALGAGAGRDVVLAAGTDLLDRWLEDHRRYHDAVHLAEVLAALEELADGGELPGRDRHLAGLAAWFHDAVYDAGVEAGANEEASARLAEDRLRQLGLAEDDVLRVARLVRESATHEMTTDDPATKAFHDADLWILSAPAERFDSYCHQVRLEYRQVRAADYARGRTAVLTPFLTRERLYLTDHAHLEWTERARVNLAREIDRLAAPE; from the coding sequence GTGGAGACCCTCCGCAGCCGGTGGCTCACCGACGTCGACGCTTTGGGCGCCGGCGCGGGCAGGGACGTCGTGCTCGCCGCGGGCACCGATCTGCTGGATCGCTGGTTGGAGGACCATCGGCGATACCACGACGCGGTCCACCTGGCGGAGGTGCTCGCCGCGCTGGAGGAGCTGGCCGACGGCGGCGAGCTGCCCGGACGCGACCGTCACCTGGCGGGGTTGGCCGCGTGGTTCCACGACGCCGTCTACGACGCCGGGGTGGAGGCCGGGGCCAACGAGGAGGCCTCCGCGCGGCTGGCCGAGGACCGGCTGCGACAGCTCGGTCTCGCCGAAGACGACGTCCTGCGGGTCGCAAGGCTGGTGCGCGAGAGTGCGACCCACGAGATGACCACGGACGACCCGGCGACCAAGGCCTTCCACGACGCGGACCTGTGGATCCTCTCCGCGCCGGCCGAGCGCTTCGACTCCTACTGCCACCAGGTGCGCCTGGAGTACCGGCAGGTGCGGGCCGCCGACTACGCGCGGGGCAGGACCGCGGTCCTGACCCCCTTCCTCACCCGCGAGCGGCTGTACCTGACCGACCACGCCCACCTGGAGTGGACCGAGCGCGCGCGGGTCAACCTGGCCCGGGAGATCGACCGGCTCGCTGCGCCTGAGTGA
- a CDS encoding VOC family protein: MATRLNPYLTFDATCREAMEFYRSVLGGELVINTFGEAMPDAGDIADQVMHASLETDAGYTIFASDSPPGAPKLEGAGMSISISGDEPERLRGYWEALAEGADVVMPLAKQMWGDEFGMLTDRFGTPWMVNIAGDATQG, from the coding sequence ATGGCAACTCGACTGAACCCTTACCTGACCTTCGACGCCACCTGCCGCGAGGCGATGGAGTTCTACCGATCGGTGCTCGGGGGTGAGCTGGTCATCAACACCTTCGGCGAGGCGATGCCCGACGCCGGTGACATCGCCGACCAGGTGATGCACGCCAGCCTCGAGACCGACGCCGGTTACACGATCTTCGCCAGCGACTCGCCGCCCGGTGCCCCGAAGCTCGAGGGTGCTGGCATGTCGATCAGCATCAGCGGCGACGAGCCCGAGCGGCTGCGCGGCTACTGGGAGGCCCTGGCCGAGGGTGCTGACGTCGTCATGCCGTTGGCGAAGCAGATGTGGGGCGACGAGTTCGGCATGCTCACCGACCGTTTCGGCACGCCGTGGATGGTCAACATCGCCGGGGACGCGACGCAGGGCTGA
- a CDS encoding LysR family transcriptional regulator ArgP: MQIDQLRALLAVVDHGTFDAAARTLHITPSAVSQRIKALERDAGRVLVERTTPCRATTAGEALMRAARQMVVLEEDARAAMGEGGDAAVDLPVAVNADSLATWFEPVLGVAAGWDDVRLQLEVEDEEYSADHLRRGSVVGAVTADPTPVAGCRTEPLGAMRYLPVAAPRLAQRFARGRGVDWGSMPVLHFNAKDDLQRSVLRDLGVTTAPPSSQVPSSEGFVAAARAGLGWAMVPEAQLGDDLETGALVLLRRRAHRDVPLYWQVWTLGTPRMTRLGEAVHDAARQLRPARRGAGPPTVAGAD, from the coding sequence ATGCAGATCGATCAGTTGCGTGCCCTCCTGGCCGTCGTCGACCACGGCACCTTCGACGCCGCGGCCCGGACCCTCCACATCACGCCGTCCGCGGTCAGCCAGCGGATCAAGGCACTGGAGCGGGACGCCGGCCGGGTCCTCGTCGAGCGGACGACGCCGTGCCGCGCCACGACCGCGGGTGAGGCGCTGATGCGAGCGGCCCGCCAGATGGTCGTCCTCGAGGAGGACGCCCGCGCGGCGATGGGCGAAGGGGGTGACGCCGCCGTCGACCTTCCCGTCGCCGTCAACGCCGACTCGCTGGCCACGTGGTTCGAGCCGGTCCTCGGGGTCGCCGCCGGGTGGGACGACGTCCGGCTCCAGCTGGAGGTCGAGGACGAGGAGTACAGCGCCGACCACCTGCGCCGCGGGTCCGTCGTCGGGGCCGTCACGGCCGACCCGACCCCGGTCGCGGGCTGCCGCACCGAGCCGCTCGGAGCGATGCGCTACCTGCCGGTGGCCGCACCCCGGCTGGCGCAGCGGTTCGCCCGGGGCAGGGGGGTCGACTGGGGGTCGATGCCGGTGCTGCACTTCAACGCCAAGGACGACCTGCAGCGCAGCGTGCTGCGCGACCTCGGCGTCACCACCGCCCCGCCGTCCTCGCAGGTCCCATCGTCCGAGGGATTCGTCGCGGCCGCGCGCGCCGGGCTCGGCTGGGCGATGGTGCCGGAGGCGCAGCTGGGCGACGACCTGGAGACCGGCGCGCTCGTCCTGCTGCGCCGACGCGCCCACCGCGACGTCCCCCTGTACTGGCAGGTGTGGACCCTCGGGACCCCGAGGATGACCCGTCTGGGCGAAGCGGTCCACGACGCCGCCCGGCAGCTGCGACCCGCGCGTCGGGGCGCGGGTCCACCGACTGTCGCCGGAGCCGACTAG
- a CDS encoding LysE/ArgO family amino acid transporter: MLTTAVAGTLTGLALIIAIGAQNAFVMRQGLRREHVLPVVLICIGADAALILLGTAGVGVVVSSHPGLVRVVTWLGAAYLVGYGLLALRRAAAPEGLSVDAAPASRGSVVLTTLALTFLNPHVYLDTVLMLGSIANGFGEERWAFAGGAVVGSVVWFTALGVGAHALAGPLGRPRTWRVVDGVIGVMMIALAVRLTTA, encoded by the coding sequence GTGCTCACCACTGCCGTCGCCGGGACGCTCACCGGACTCGCCCTCATCATCGCCATCGGCGCGCAGAACGCCTTCGTCATGCGCCAGGGACTGCGTCGGGAGCACGTCCTTCCGGTGGTGCTCATCTGCATCGGCGCCGACGCGGCGCTCATCCTGCTCGGGACGGCCGGTGTCGGTGTCGTGGTCTCCTCCCACCCCGGGCTCGTGCGGGTGGTCACCTGGCTCGGGGCCGCCTACCTCGTCGGCTACGGCCTGCTCGCGCTGCGCCGGGCGGCCGCCCCCGAGGGCCTGTCGGTCGACGCCGCCCCGGCCTCGCGGGGGTCCGTCGTGCTGACGACGCTCGCGCTGACCTTCCTCAACCCGCACGTCTACCTCGACACGGTGCTCATGCTCGGGTCGATCGCCAACGGCTTCGGCGAGGAGCGGTGGGCCTTCGCCGGGGGCGCCGTGGTGGGCAGCGTCGTGTGGTTCACCGCTCTGGGCGTCGGCGCGCACGCGCTGGCCGGCCCCTTGGGCCGCCCCCGCACGTGGCGGGTCGTCGACGGCGTCATCGGGGTGATGATGATCGCCCTCGCGGTGCGGCTGACGACCGCCTGA